The Candidatus Bathyarchaeia archaeon nucleotide sequence GGTCATCGAGCGAGTATTTCCTGTTCCGTAGCTTGCTATACGAGTCCTGGACAAGGGTCTTAATCTTGACCCTCGCCGCGTCGAAGTCAGTAGGCGTTTCGACCTGACCCAAGATCTCCACTAGTTGGCTGAAGGTGTTCTTGAGAAATTCTGGAATGTGTCTCTTTTTACCTGTGAGCCCTTTGATGTCGACTTTGTTGTCAGGGTGAACTCCGAGATAGTTTTTCTTTCTGAGACTCAAAGCGACGTATCGGTAATTCTTGTCCACCTCTAGTTCCATCCCGAGCTCCTTTTTCGACCAGCGGATTAGCTCGTCGAGCTTCTCCCGTGCGGGAGTGCCAAGGAAGAGTGAGTCAGTGTCTCCGTAGAACACCTCAATCCCTAGTCGTTTCGCCTCTTGAATTGTGTTTGTTATCGCGTATCTTCCAACAGCCGCCGTCGATTCTGCAAGGGGGGGACAATACAACGAGAACCTGTCTGAGCCGAAGACTCCGTAGCTCGCGTTCAATACTACTTTGAGGGCGTTCTGTACAACCTGGTACCAAGTAAGCTTCTCTGGCGAGAGTCCTTTGTCTTTGGATCTGGGCTTGTACCAATGTATTCTGAGGTCCCGGAGAGATCCTACTAGTTGGCTTTCCATTGCTTTTTTGCGTCTGCAGACCCAGTGATCTGTGTCAGGGATCTTGTTAGAGCGACATTCAGCATGCCCGCAAAGAATCGTCTCGTAGCCCAGGTTCCAAGTCTTGATTATGGATGGGTACAGCGATGCGAAGTCGAGCACGGCAACATCAAAGTGGACTCCTGGAACGGGATCGACGACCATCCCGCCCTTGTACTTCTTGCCCTTGATTACGGCGGTCGTGCTAGTCGATCCTTTCTTGGCAGTGATCTCCTCGGACCGTGGAATGATGAAACCCCGAGATCGGTGCTCACGGAACAGCATGCTTCTGATCCAGCCTGAGACGCCTTGGCGGGCCATGTCCTCCATTGGGAGGAAACTTATTCGCGAGAGTGCGGTGATCAGTTTCATAACGACCTCTCCGTCGAAACTCGTCAGATTCATGACGAGTTCAGCGTCTTGGTAGCAGTATGCCGCGAGTTCTGTTGGACTTAGTCTCGACACTGATGCGGAAATATCGAGCTTGCCCGTTTCAAGGAGAGCCTCGGAAACGGCGTCTAGCGTTACCTCTCTGTATTTGTTGCTGAAAGCGTAGACTTGGATGGACCTATTGAAGAAGAATTTGTAAAGATCTAGGTGTACTCCGTATTTGACGGTGGCGGATTCTCTCCCTAACTCAATGGGGATTTGGTCTCTGTAGAAGCCAAGATGGTTTAGCGCTCGATGGAACAAGTATCTGAGGTCGAAGTCGTCCCCGTTGAAAGTTAGGACGAACGGGTAATCGTTTAGAGCGGTAAATATTGCTGAAATGAGCTCCGGTTCAGAATCGTACACCTCAACTTCTATCCCTGGAAGTTCGACGGCTTCTGTGCCAGTCTGCTTAAGGAGCAGCACTCTTTTGGTGTCGTCTGACCCGCAGAGGCTGGCACAGATGACTTTGTACTCTGCAGTTGTGGGGTCGGGAACCCTTGTTTCTATAGGGGAGTAGACCTCTATGTCGAGTGCTACCCGTCTGAAGTTTGGAACTGGGTATTCGAGAAGGCGAAGCCATCTTTCCATTAGTTTGCGGTATTCTTCGTCTTTTTCCTCGATCGCTTCCTTGACAGCGGGAAGGGGTGCTGAGGTCCCTGGCTTCAGATCGCCTTGTTGGATGTTGTAGGACATTCCGGGCTCCAGATGTCTGTCGTAGATGTAGTTCTCGACGTACCGAATGTCCGCTTCCCAAGCCGTAATTATGTCTCGGATGCATCCGCTTGGCCGTCCGCCGATTGATAGAGGGTCTCTCGCGAGTACAATAGTTACAGGAACATCTTTGCCTTCTAAGGCATCGAATCGTCTGGCTGGTTCGAGTCCCAGGAGTCCCGGGTGACTCATCAGATCTTTGTTTTTCCTGAGATTTTCTGGTGTTTCCTTCGACAGGCAATAGGGCGTGTGGCCGGTGTTATCGTACCAGAATTGTATCTTCTCGGTTTGAGGATCATAGAGTTTGAGATATACTGCTCTTCTCTCACCGTCATATCCAGCCCCGACAAAATATGACTGAACCATCTCTCTCGGTGTCTCAGGCTTGAACCCCAGAGGTTGCTTCGTCAGAACCCTAGGCTTCGGAGTCTCAGGTTGAGGCTCCTTGAAATAGTGATCGAGACTGGACATCA carries:
- a CDS encoding DNA-directed DNA polymerase I — its product is MMSSLDHYFKEPQPETPKPRVLTKQPLGFKPETPREMVQSYFVGAGYDGERRAVYLKLYDPQTEKIQFWYDNTGHTPYCLSKETPENLRKNKDLMSHPGLLGLEPARRFDALEGKDVPVTIVLARDPLSIGGRPSGCIRDIITAWEADIRYVENYIYDRHLEPGMSYNIQQGDLKPGTSAPLPAVKEAIEEKDEEYRKLMERWLRLLEYPVPNFRRVALDIEVYSPIETRVPDPTTAEYKVICASLCGSDDTKRVLLLKQTGTEAVELPGIEVEVYDSEPELISAIFTALNDYPFVLTFNGDDFDLRYLFHRALNHLGFYRDQIPIELGRESATVKYGVHLDLYKFFFNRSIQVYAFSNKYREVTLDAVSEALLETGKLDISASVSRLSPTELAAYCYQDAELVMNLTSFDGEVVMKLITALSRISFLPMEDMARQGVSGWIRSMLFREHRSRGFIIPRSEEITAKKGSTSTTAVIKGKKYKGGMVVDPVPGVHFDVAVLDFASLYPSIIKTWNLGYETILCGHAECRSNKIPDTDHWVCRRKKAMESQLVGSLRDLRIHWYKPRSKDKGLSPEKLTWYQVVQNALKVVLNASYGVFGSDRFSLYCPPLAESTAAVGRYAITNTIQEAKRLGIEVFYGDTDSLFLGTPAREKLDELIRWSKKELGMELEVDKNYRYVALSLRKKNYLGVHPDNKVDIKGLTGKKRHIPEFLKNTFSQLVEILGQVETPTDFDAARVKIKTLVQDSYSKLRNRKYSLDDLAFNMMIGKSVSSYTKTTPQHVKAAQQLSNKGGDVRAGDLVSFVKVTTGRGVKPVQLASIQEIDVEKYNEYIRSTFEQVLDSVGLDYEELTGAKKLTSFFSGA